In Nocardioides cavernae, a single genomic region encodes these proteins:
- a CDS encoding AfsR/SARP family transcriptional regulator: MRLSLLGGFQLVIDGEGVVVPASSQRVLAFLGLHARPQQRPQIARILWHDMTDQRAIANLRAALWKLHAVRERVIAVGHDRLSLCLDVGVDVVDVLELARELLDVARDTRVGQPAEFADLLELFSNDVLPSWEDDWVVFERERVRQLRIHAIEALSVRLSRDNRHAEAVEAGLAAVAADPLRESAQRVLIEAHLAEGNTADARRQFDAFCDLLARDLGVRPSPVLSALVAGRSTRD, encoded by the coding sequence GTGCGGCTGAGCCTGCTCGGGGGATTCCAGCTCGTCATCGACGGCGAGGGGGTCGTCGTACCGGCGAGCAGCCAGCGGGTGCTGGCGTTCCTCGGTCTGCACGCACGCCCGCAGCAGCGTCCGCAGATCGCGCGCATCCTGTGGCACGACATGACGGACCAGCGCGCCATCGCCAATCTGCGGGCGGCGCTGTGGAAGCTCCACGCCGTCAGGGAACGAGTGATCGCCGTCGGCCACGACCGGCTCTCCCTCTGCCTGGACGTCGGCGTCGACGTGGTCGACGTCCTGGAGCTGGCTCGGGAGCTTCTCGACGTCGCTCGGGACACGCGGGTCGGACAGCCAGCGGAGTTTGCGGACCTGTTGGAGCTGTTCTCGAATGACGTCCTCCCCAGCTGGGAGGACGACTGGGTGGTGTTCGAGCGTGAGCGCGTGCGGCAACTGCGTATCCACGCGATCGAGGCGTTGTCGGTGCGGCTCAGTCGCGACAACCGGCATGCCGAGGCCGTCGAGGCGGGCCTGGCCGCTGTCGCCGCGGACCCTCTGCGGGAGAGCGCCCAGCGCGTGCTGATCGAGGCGCACCTGGCCGAGGGGAACACCGCGGATGCGCGGCGGCAGTTCGACGCCTTCTGCGACCTCCTCGCGAGGGACCTCGGTGTGCGTCCGTCCCCGGTGCTGAGCGCACTGGTCGCCGGTCGCTCAACCCGCGACTGA
- a CDS encoding AfsR/SARP family transcriptional regulator, translating into MPDVRLHLLGGFELTIDGHRAPTLQPGVQRLLAFVALTVRGVERDFAAQQLWPDSTEQRARANLRSSLWRLRRLDVELVETSPTRLRLAESVWVDTRDVVGELTASGVGRLDSPVAFDFLFVDLLPDWYDDWLTIEREKVRQLTLRMLETQARRALARGDASEAIQLALTAMAIDPLRETPCRLVMEAHLSEGNEFDAQRTLDDYRQRLTCDPRLAVSADALTLLARTPGPPALSVGESVAG; encoded by the coding sequence ATGCCTGACGTTCGACTTCACCTGCTGGGCGGGTTCGAGCTCACGATCGACGGTCACCGCGCCCCCACCCTGCAGCCCGGTGTACAGCGGCTCCTCGCGTTCGTCGCCCTGACCGTGCGCGGTGTAGAGCGTGACTTCGCCGCCCAGCAGCTGTGGCCGGACAGCACCGAGCAGCGGGCGCGTGCCAACCTGCGCTCCTCGCTGTGGCGGCTGCGCAGGCTGGACGTCGAGCTCGTCGAGACGAGCCCGACGCGGCTCAGGCTGGCGGAGTCCGTGTGGGTCGACACACGCGACGTCGTCGGCGAGCTGACGGCGTCCGGGGTGGGCAGGCTGGACAGCCCGGTGGCCTTCGACTTCTTGTTCGTCGACCTGCTCCCGGACTGGTACGACGACTGGCTCACGATCGAGCGCGAGAAGGTGCGCCAGCTGACCCTGAGGATGCTCGAGACCCAGGCCAGGCGTGCGCTCGCCCGCGGCGACGCCTCGGAGGCGATCCAGCTGGCGTTGACGGCCATGGCCATCGACCCGCTGCGCGAGACCCCATGCCGGTTGGTGATGGAGGCACACCTCTCCGAAGGCAACGAGTTCGACGCGCAGCGCACCCTGGACGACTACCGGCAGCGACTGACCTGCGATCCGCGGCTCGCCGTCTCGGCCGACGCCCTGACGCTCCTCGCGCGGACGCCCGGCCCGCCGGCCCTGTCTGTCGGCGAGTCAGTCGCGGGTTGA